The region CCGAAGTCACTGATGCAGTAGCTTGTGACAGCATCGATGTCCACCCTACCCACCCCCAACCTCCACTTGTGCTTTGCATTTCTTGTGCTGCTGGCTTATTTGCCAcactgaaaagaagaaaaatgtttcacaAACAAGGTCAATTATTCATCCTTAACACTTCTAACTTAATCAGAGGAAACAGTCAGTATTTACTCTTCTTTCATTTGCTTCGGAGCATTGAGTTCTCAAATTTTTGGACAAAGATACtgcaaaaaatgcaaaaatggtGGGGAAGCACTCATGTATAATTACACACCATAAATCCCTACATTCAAAATCTCATTCTACTGAAGAATAAACTGTGAGGCATTGAGCtgctttttaaaactttattcCAAAATACGTCTTCAAAATAAGTCTGGGATCAAGTTTTAGACAGCAGCTTAAGACTGCATTAATGTGCAGCTAAAGGAGTCATTTTACAGATTATTCTTACAAGACATCTTAAGGACGGTGTCTACTTATTAAAGacatttttccccggtgtatggttatgcaggaaatgtagatcttaacaagtcctattgaaatccaaaaagaaaattggggatAATTCaggaataatatctgtaaaaagctttaaaatacaaagcaatgtatggcgttccttctgaaattgaagcttaattatctctcaaaaatgcatggttacctccaattttctttttgaataccaagagtacttactaagatctattttctccagatagttttaaactgcgcaaaaacatccctgtattagtaagcagtggcgataggaaatccgagtaccTGGAGATGcacagaacgtatgcgcaataacaatagtaggcaccgtccttaagtaatTATCGGCACTGCCTATTATTTTGACCTAAAAGCTGATTTAGAGTGGTCACTTTGTTTTACACCCCTGATAGGAGTGTAGACATGTTGGGTCTTGATTCATAACTTTTTGGGTtctattcattttaaaccagagtagcaACAAATTATGTCTGATAATCCATCTGTTTGCCTTGTGAGCTGCTATCTATCTTTTCTTGCACAATTCAAACCAATTAAGTCTgaagtaaattaaaattaatgacccTGTAGAGTTTTCCTACCTGCCCCGTATTAGTATCCATGTTTTTTACTATTTAGGCAATTAATGATATTTGGAACTGGAATGAAATTGGAGTCCGGGAGTGTATTATAGCGATTTCCATCACAAAGAAAACCTGTATATCACCACACGTCAAAAATTACGATAGTTTTTCATGTGTTTGAGAAGGGCAATCAACTGCCGACATGTCATTGGCCTTAATTTAgtgccatgaatgaatggcaacacATTTCGTTTTTGAAACTTGAATTAAGACCACTTCCTCTTATTCGTGAGATGTtaaattatataaaaaaaataataatacatggttgctcGGTgaaatggaatttctcttcttgtgTTAAACTCGATATATCACTCATTCGCTGCACTTACTCgtgaaatattgaaataaacactcaaagagaaattcaaTATCTTTgcgcccatgtattattctctattctCAGTTCCCAAGGGTATGGGGGCTTTTCCATTACACTAACATAATGAAATTCTGAAAACAATCTGTACACAGCATGACATGTCTTCCTGACCTAAAGCACAAGTAAACCACTAACAAACAGTATTAAATCAAATTGTTAGGACAGCACATGACAGCTTCAAATGCCTatgaaattgcaaaacaatttaaatCTCATTATTTAGCTGTATTGGACATGCGTGGTGTACAGATAATCTAAGTTTGACCGAATAAGTGGTACTGGGTTGCAGGGTTGTCAAAATGTACTGGAAACCAGCAAAGATATCATCCCCGCTACTACAGCTTCACTGGTATGAACTAGAATTCACCAGACAATCTGGatgagagaaaagaaattttcaggaCACCAAGGTCACCTACTACTATTAATTCCCTATCCCCTTTATATTCTTTTTGATGACCCTGGTGTTGTATGAAGTTAAGTAAACAACCTACCAGCTCTTTGTAGCACTAGATAGAAAACTATACCAAAGTGACACACAGTCTGACAAAACCATACCTGTCAGGTCTTACATCTTCAACCAAGCTATCATCAGATGGTTCTGACTTGACTTGACAATGCTCCTGGTTTTCGTCTGCATCCGTGAGTTCATCAGCTCCAAGATTTGTGAACTTTCCACCGGATTCGTCCAGCTGACGATCTTCCACTCGGTCGTCATCTTCAGGCAGCAATTGAGTTGTTTCGTTCTTGATCTCTCCACTTTCCTTCGCATCGTCCTCACCcacattttgtgaaaaatgatCACCGTCTTTCTTCGCGTGTATCATGTTACTTACCTCTGTTTCAAGTTGAATTTCATCGGTGAATGAAGGcactttattattatcttcGCACGGGATATCCCCTTTTTGGGCGTCCATATCTGTGCTTCTCTGAGCGACGGTTTCCACAACTTCTTCCTCAAGCTGTGTGGTTTCCGAACTGGCGTTATCATCTAATTTGAGCTGAGATTTTCCTAACGTGTCTTCTTCGTTGTCAGCAGTGATTTTTGACGTGGAATCCCCGTTTGCAGTTTCAGCTGACGTGGCAGACGGCGGATTCGAATTCGCTGTTCCCTCTTCTCCCTCATCTGCGCTTTCAAAAGACTCTTCTTCGTCACTGCTCGCTCCGTCTGTGtctttttttcgcaaattgTTATCCATGTATTATATGTATTCCGACGAATCAATTTTAAAAGGGAAGTACTAAATTCTATCAAAACGTAAACAGCCTATCTAGTATATGCAGAGTGAGGCCTGGAGCGGGCCCTCCAGAACACTGGGTGGGAGAATCCGGCGACCAAAGAATGGATGAGAAGTGAATGAAAGAACGGAACAAGTGACAAAATGAAGAAGAGAGAGATTCTGGAGTCCAAGTTCTTGTATTCCATTCTTTGCCTTAAAGGTAGCGAGCAATCACGAGCGGTTTCCagctcaatttttttcatgtgagCAATCGTTTGATTGCGCTTTGTGAGATGGCCTTAGTCCACGGAAAACGAATGAGAATTATCATTTGCACATAGAACAAATAAATACGTTCTCATCAAGCAACTGAATTTATTCCATACGTTAAAGGAACTGGCATTAGTATCTTCCATAGACAGCCTCTAGTCGTTAGTTGATCCTATCTTttccacgaatatggtaagaaatTCAGGTCCCCGtaaaactgcgcatgcgcaagcaaaataccaagacaacagtacctctggacgcggtgccagagcgtcgtaccaaacgatttcccccgagatttcggcccgtgggtcgcttttctGAGCgaggttcagatacctgtttcctggcagggagggagagatatgtcggcccctagaccatatgtgacaaatccctttcatccactcagctcgaatCATAAGTAGTTGCAGttactatatatatacaccaTTGGTCTACCTACTTCTTCCATGTGGTCCATTCAAGACTGCCTAAGTACAGTTCATGTTGACAattacgcatgcgctcttgcGGCTACTCTAATCTAAAGGTTCAGAGACGTTATTCAAATCTTGTTGTGTTCCATACGGTACATGTAAGCGGATACAGGCAAAAAAATAGTTAgaatttacgcatgcgcattatTTGAACAGACGAAATAGTCCATTAACTCGAACTGACGTTCTGAAGTTTTTTtataaagttttgttttgcttttttgcttgtttgttttcaaagcaaagTTTTCTATTTGTAAGTTCTCCAATCCCTTGTGTAGATATTTGTCTAATATAAGAGCATCGAGGTGACTCCATATCGTCTCTGTATTGCTTCAGCTCTCAGTTAGTATATGTAATCGCATGGGTCCGAGGGCAATTAAGGATTTTAATTTCAcgcgtattttcaaagttttcacaaaattgcccgagtcgcgaAGATTTGCAGTTCCGGCCTGTTATTATGCAAAATCGATGATTGCTTCATTTAAGCCAAATCAAATGTTTAACTTTTGTTCCACTGTTTATGTGCAAAAAGTCTTCAATTCAGGACTACAAAAATGGTGAAATAACGGAGCGGTGGTGGTATCTGTTTGCGCAGTCTCAGAAAGTTGAGCCTTGACGATGCAGTCCGAGAGTTCCGCCAGGATATCCCATCCACACTTTGATTTTCAGATAACTTTTCCACAGCAGCACAGTTGGGGACCCTATACCATTTGTGACAAATCCTTTCCTTGCTTACCAGCTCTGCTCGATATATCCCGACTCAGCTATGGCAAAACTATcgtttaaaataaatgataaacTCCGCGAATATCGTGATTAACTGTGAGGTACTATCTTTACGTGGTATCTCTCACTTTTCCAAAGAGGTGATATTATTGGAACAAATCATGAAATTTTGATGCAAACAGAAGACACGGTTTGGTTTCATGCAAATGATTATCGATAAGAAAGTGTGGTAAAGCTTCAGTTGTCGGCTTCCAAGTGAAGTGATCTGAATTGTTTCACAGCTCCCATCTTGCATTTTGAACGTCGAAGAAACAAAGTCATTTGTGGCGGCAACATGAAGTTTTATCAATGTAAGTAACGATTGTGCTGTTGAAAACGAATCATTCGATTGGTAATAATGACGAAGGTCTTGTTTAAGAGACACCTTGAAGTTCTATTTCTTGTAGCAAGATTCGGTGACAAATTTAAACAGTAAGCCATATGTCGGCTGAGAACATTGACTTAGGTGGCGCAGCCCGAGTAAAGTGTAAGATTATACGTTGAAGAAATTGTCAGTTTTTTGTTGGACTTCACAAGTTAAATTATATGTCGTTACAAccgaaaatcaaagcaaaatctTTTTAAAAGGTAACCCAAAATTCATTTAGTATGAAATATTCCACTGGTGACCAATattaaaaatcaataattgaaAAGTACATTTGGTAAACTGGTAGCATGATTTGTAAGAATTTGGTgacttctttgaaaaaaaaaacttgaatagcTGTCAGACACTGGTGCCGTCTCGGTGGGAATGTGAAGCACTCAAATTTGGTatgaaaacaagttgataaggaaTCAGTTTCCATCGTGAGGAGATAACAatgctgatgtttcgagcgtttgcGAAGGGCAAATATTGAATTCAGTGGTTGattcattcattctttttATTCAGAGTAAAAATGAAGGGAAATTTAAGGCGAAACTCAACAATCTTATCtctaaattatatatatgtttCCTTTAATTT is a window of Acropora palmata chromosome 4, jaAcrPala1.3, whole genome shotgun sequence DNA encoding:
- the LOC141879278 gene encoding uncharacterized protein LOC141879278 isoform X2; its protein translation is MDNNLRKKDTDGASSDEEESFESADEGEEGTANSNPPSATSAETANGDSTSKITADNEEDTLGKSQLKLDDNASSETTQLEEEVVETVAQRSTDMDAQKGDIPCEDNNKVPSFTDEIQLETEVSNMIHAKKDGDHFSQNVGEDDAKESGEIKNETTQLLPEDDDRVEDRQLDESGGKFTNLGADELTDADENQEHCQVKSEPSDDSLVEDVRPDSVANKPAAQEMQSTSGGWGWVGWTSMLSQATASVTSGLSSVIETVETSLGVPDPQEMARKVKAEEKAVKQKREEEERNTKVTGDDKDAEVKNGANESFLSSFGVSNLTNVVQTTGKELVSGGLDALEFIGKKTMGVLAEGDPGLRQKRKTLAGSGPNLSQILKEAKDASETAAAEASGEEPRPVIDLFSEFDKFQGVAHLEALEMLSRDSEAERTLPVDRQRERKKIQRPKNINEIGKAQRRKKKKPVHRTRSEPVSLSSLLDWLRGISSLNQT